Within Alcaligenes sp. SDU_A2, the genomic segment ATTTTGATGTGCTGATCGTGGATACGGCCGGTCGCCTGGGTGTGGACGAGGCCATGATGCGCGAGATCCGCGCTCTGTACGATTTGCTCACGCCTATCGAAACCTTGTTTGTGGTCGATGCCATGCAGGGTCAAGATGCCGTCAATGTGGCCAAGGCCTTTGCCGACGCCTTGCCCTTGACCGGTGTGGTGCTGACCAAGCTGGACGGCGATTCGCGCGGCGGCGCGGCCCTGTCGGTGCGCCATGTCACCGGCAAGCCGCTTAAATTTGTCGGCATGTCCGAAAAACTGGACGGTCTGGAGCCTTTCCATCCGGAACGCATGGCGCAGCGCGTGCTGGGCATGGGCGACATCGTCTCTTTGGTGGAGCAGGCCCAGCGCAATATCGATATTGCCGAAGCCCAGAAGATCACCGACAAGATCAAATCGGGCGATAAGTTCGATCTGAACGATTTCCGCGATCAGTTGCAGCAGGTCAAGAAATTGGGCGACATGGGTTCCCTGCTGGAAAAGTTGCCGGCGCAGTTCTCCCAGGCGGCCTCGCAGTTGCAGGGCGGTCAGGCCGAGCAGCAGTTGCGTCGTACCGAAGGCATTCTTAATTCCATGACGCCGACCGAACGTGCCAAGCCCGAATTGCTCAAAGCGTCGCGCAAGCGTCGCATTGCCGCCGGTTCCGGCGTGACGGTGCAAGAGGTCAACCGCCTGCTGAACCAGTTCGAGCAGATGCAAGGCATGATGAAGCAGATGAAAAAAGGTGGTATGGCCAAAATGATGCGAGGCCTGGGCGGCATGAGCGCGCTCAAGGGTATGGCCAAGAACGGCTTCAAGGGCTTTCGCTAAGGTCGGGCCGGTACGACCCCAGGCTGCTGTCCGGCTGCCTGCAGGGGCCGTGGCCTGGACGGCATTGTGCCTTGTGCATCAAAAACGCCCGCGATTGCGGGCGTTTTTGATGTGCCGTCGCGCAGGTTTACAGCGCAGGAATGCGCAGCACCTGACCGGGGTAGATCTTGTCGGGATGGCTCAACATGGGCTTGTTGGCCTCGAAAATGACGGTGTACTTGGCACCGTTGGGCTTGCCATAGTGGGTTTCGGCGATTTTCCACAGCGTGTCGCCCTTTTGTACCGTGTACATAGTGGCTTCGGGTGCCGCTTGGGCCACATTCAATTGATTGTCCACTTGCGAGACGCCCAGCGTGTTGCCCAGGGCCAGCACGATTTTTTCGGCCTGTTCCGTGGAGGCAGCCTGCCCGCTGACTGTTACTTTGTCGCCATCAACTGCAATGTCCAGGTCTTCGGCGGACAATTGGTGCTTGTCCAGTTCTTTGCGAAGTTCGTCGGCAGTGGCAGCCTTGGCTTCGTTGGCACCGAATAGCTTTTCGCCGACATCTTTTAGAAAACTGAAAACGCCCATTGTTCTGCTCCTGAGTAAAAGTGGTATCAGGTCGGCTGCCTGGCGACGCCGACCTGTCCATTATGCCTTTAACCGGGCCGGCATCGCGGGGCGCGAATGTCAGCAATTGTGCATTTTTGGCTTCAATGATCAGCCGCCGCCCACCGCCACGACGATTTCGATCTGATCCGCGTTCTGGATGCGGGTTGTGGCATGTTGGCTTTTGGGCACGATATCGCCGTTCAGTTCCACGGCAATGCGCTTGTTTTCGTAACCTAGCTGGGCGATCAGCGCGGAGATGGTATCGGCGTTTTCCAGGGTCTTGTTCTGGCCGTTCAGGGTGATGTTCATGGTTGTCTCTGGATGTGGTCCGGCGCAGGCCGGGCAATGGATTCAGATGGCAAATTTCCGGGTGGCGTCCAGCAGGCGCGCCAGTATGCCCGGTTCGTCGTACGCATGGCCAGCGTCCGGCACCATGTGGAATTCGGCTTGTGGCCAGGCCCGGTGCAACTGCCATGCCGTATGGGCTGGGGTGCAGACATCATAGCGCCCTTGCACGATGACACCGGCAATGCCGTGCAGGCGATGGGCGTTTTTCAGTAACTGGTCCGGCTCCAGAAAGCCGTTGTGCATGAAATAGTGATTTTCGATCCGCGCAAAGGCCAGCGCCGCCTTGTCGGTGGAGTGCGCATCCAGATGAAGCTGGCTGGGCAGCAGGGTAATGGTGCTGCTTTCCCAGGTAGACCAGGCATGCGCGGCGCGTAGCTGGACGGCGGTATCTTCGCCGGTCAGACGCTTGTGGTAGGCCGTGATCAGGTCGTGGCGTTCGTCCTCGGGGATGGGGGCCAGATAGCGCTCCCACAGGTCGGGAAACAACTGCGAGGCCCCTTCCTGGTAAAACCAGCGCAGCTCCTGCGGGCGGGCCATGAAGATGCCGCGCACAATCAGTTCGCTGACATGCTCTGGATGGGCCTGTGCATAGGCCAGACCCAGGGTGGAACCCCAGGAGCCGCCAAATACCAAAACCTTGTCGGCTTTGAGCTTTTCCTGACGCAGGCGCTCGATATCGGCCACCAGATGCCAGGTGGTGTTGTTCTCCAGACTGGCGTGCGGGTAGGAGCGTCCGCAGCCGCGCTGGTCAAACAGCAGCACATTGTATTTTTGCGGATCGAACAGACGGCGGTGGTCGCTGGAGCAGCCTGAACCCGGTCCGCCGTGCAGAAATATGGCCGGCTTGCCTTGGGGGTTGCCGCATAGTTCCCAATAAATATGGTGTCCGTCGTCCGTGTGCAAAATGCCTTGGGAGTAGGGTTCGATGGGCGGGTACAGGCGTGCGTTCATGCGTCTTTCTTGGGCCAGTTCAGTTCGGGGACGGGATGCTCGTTGCGTGTAAAGATCAGATCCCAGACGCCGTGGCCCAGACGCAGGCCGCGGTTCTCGAACTTGGTCAGCGGGCGGAAGTCCGGGCGTGGGGCATAGCCATCGTGCGTATTGTGCAGCATGGGTTCGGCCGACAGCACTTCCAGCATCTGCTCAGCGTAGTTTTCCCAGTCGGTGGCGCAGTGAATATAGCCGCCGGTCTTGAGCCGGCTGACCAGCAACTGGATAAACGGCGACTGCACCAGACGGCGCTTGTGATGACGCTTTTTGGGCCAGGGGTCAGGGAAATAAATGTGGATGCCGGCCAGCGTGCCGGGACGTATCATGTCGCGCACCACCTCTACGGCATCGTGCTGGATGATGCGAATATTGCTGATCTGGTTGTCGTCGATGCGCTTGAGCAGCGCACCTACCCCGGCATTGAACACTTCGACGCCCAGGAAATTGTCGTCCGGGCGGGCCTGGGCAATTTTCTGGGTGGTTTCACCCATGCCAAAGCCGATTTCCAGGATGACGGGCCTGTCGTTGCCGAAGGTGGCTTCCAGATTTAAGGTGGCATCGCGATAGGGTACCGACCATTGCGGCAACAGGCGCGCCAACGCCTCTTCCTGGCTGGGCGTAATGTGCGCGCGTCGGTGCACGAAGCTGCGGATATGGGTTTCGCCGGAATTGCTGGTTGATACGCTGGGCGACAGGAGTGATTGTTTTTCGGTGCTCGAGGTCATGAGAGAGAGCGCGGGACATCGGCGATGGCTCGCGTATCAGCTATAAATCGGGAAAACTCCATTGTAGTGAGTCTTGCCGCCGATTTCATGCGCCGGTGTGCGAAAAAACTGTCTGCCTGCTATGCGCGCGCCGCGCAGATCGCGCTATACTTTGCATCTGCTTTTTCGCGTCCGGCCGCTCGGCCATTGAAGGGCGCAACACAAAGCGGGTGTAGTTCAATGGTAGAACGGCGGCTTCCCAAGCCTCAAGCGTGGGTTCGATTCCCATCACCCGCTCCAGATCACATCGTCAAGCACATCCTTAGAAACGTCCCATATCGTTGCAAGTCCTTGCCCGATAGAGCAGCGGCTTCGGGTTTGCGAATGCGTCCCTAACGCCTTGAGCCGCGGTTTGGCCAATGATGGCAATGGTGTGGAGATGCCATGTAGATTGGCTCGCCCCTCTGTAGATCTAATAAAAAATCCCGGAAAGCGCAAGGCGTTCCGGGATGGGGTATGACGGCGGCGTGTGTTAGCGCAGTGCCTGGGCGTGGTGGGCCAGGTGTTCGCCGATGAAGCTGGCGATGAAGTAGTAGCTGTGGTCGTAG encodes:
- the pip gene encoding prolyl aminopeptidase → MNARLYPPIEPYSQGILHTDDGHHIYWELCGNPQGKPAIFLHGGPGSGCSSDHRRLFDPQKYNVLLFDQRGCGRSYPHASLENNTTWHLVADIERLRQEKLKADKVLVFGGSWGSTLGLAYAQAHPEHVSELIVRGIFMARPQELRWFYQEGASQLFPDLWERYLAPIPEDERHDLITAYHKRLTGEDTAVQLRAAHAWSTWESSTITLLPSQLHLDAHSTDKAALAFARIENHYFMHNGFLEPDQLLKNAHRLHGIAGVIVQGRYDVCTPAHTAWQLHRAWPQAEFHMVPDAGHAYDEPGILARLLDATRKFAI
- the trmB gene encoding tRNA (guanosine(46)-N7)-methyltransferase TrmB gives rise to the protein MTSSTEKQSLLSPSVSTSNSGETHIRSFVHRRAHITPSQEEALARLLPQWSVPYRDATLNLEATFGNDRPVILEIGFGMGETTQKIAQARPDDNFLGVEVFNAGVGALLKRIDDNQISNIRIIQHDAVEVVRDMIRPGTLAGIHIYFPDPWPKKRHHKRRLVQSPFIQLLVSRLKTGGYIHCATDWENYAEQMLEVLSAEPMLHNTHDGYAPRPDFRPLTKFENRGLRLGHGVWDLIFTRNEHPVPELNWPKKDA
- the ffh gene encoding signal recognition particle protein, coding for MFENLTQRMSRVVKTMRGQARLTESNTQDMLREVRLALLEADVALPVVREFVARVKEKALGLEVADSLNPGQALVGVVHQELTALMGADLGEAASELSLAAQPPAVILMAGLQGAGKTTTTGKLAKWLSEGGHTQHGRKTGKKKVLVVSADVYRPAAIEQLKTVAGQVGVDFLPSDPSQKPEDIARNALDHAKRHHFDVLIVDTAGRLGVDEAMMREIRALYDLLTPIETLFVVDAMQGQDAVNVAKAFADALPLTGVVLTKLDGDSRGGAALSVRHVTGKPLKFVGMSEKLDGLEPFHPERMAQRVLGMGDIVSLVEQAQRNIDIAEAQKITDKIKSGDKFDLNDFRDQLQQVKKLGDMGSLLEKLPAQFSQAASQLQGGQAEQQLRRTEGILNSMTPTERAKPELLKASRKRRIAAGSGVTVQEVNRLLNQFEQMQGMMKQMKKGGMAKMMRGLGGMSALKGMAKNGFKGFR
- the thiS gene encoding sulfur carrier protein ThiS; protein product: MNITLNGQNKTLENADTISALIAQLGYENKRIAVELNGDIVPKSQHATTRIQNADQIEIVVAVGGG
- the lysM gene encoding peptidoglycan-binding protein LysM, whose translation is MGVFSFLKDVGEKLFGANEAKAATADELRKELDKHQLSAEDLDIAVDGDKVTVSGQAASTEQAEKIVLALGNTLGVSQVDNQLNVAQAAPEATMYTVQKGDTLWKIAETHYGKPNGAKYTVIFEANKPMLSHPDKIYPGQVLRIPAL